The stretch of DNA tgacagaacaagacttcatctcaaaaaataaagacctTTGCAAGTTCTGTTGCTTGCTAACTGTTGCAAGGGTTTGGAGCTATTGGCTCGCCTGAGGCCCCTTCTGAGCTCAGATGCCTTCAGGGGAGGTTTTTGGCATCAAGAGGAGAGCTCTTCTCCAGAGAAACCCCAGATGAAGGTGACGATATCCTAGACCCTGCATTGTGAAATGGGGCTTGAATTTTagttctgaatttttattttgaagattacggaataaaaaggaaacagactGGTCAAAAATTATGAAAGGAGTGATAGAATTCTCATTGAGAtccgggcatgctggctcatgcctgtaatcccagcactttgggaggctgaggcgggcggatcacgaggtcaggagatcggctaatacaaaaaattactcgggcgtggtggcgggcacctgtagtcccagctactcgggaggctgaggcaggagaatggtgtgaactcaggaggcggagcttgcagtgagccaagattgcgccactgcactccagcctgggccacagagcgagacaccgtctcagaaaaaaaaagaaaggaattcttATTGAGAACTAACACTTCTTAGATAGTGCTTTTTCCTCTACCAGACACTGTTGCATGCCTTGTAGGGTTTGCTCTTCCCGGCAGCGTTGTGAAGTAGATGGAACTGTGCTTATCTGAGGGCTGGGACAGAAGAGATTCTAGGGTGTTAAGTGAATTGCCTGGGGATGGTGCTAGGACAGACAGGTCACATGTCCATGTCTAACAGCTGTGGGTCTGTTTGTGGTCACCCTCCCAGTTTGGCTGTGTGAATGGTCAGATCCCTAAAGGCGGATTTCTGGGACATTGCTCGGCTgaaacttccttccttccccaggcTCTACAGTTTCTCCAGAAGAATTCCTCTAAGTTTCATTTCAGACGCACCAGGATGTTGCCGGTTAGTGGTGCATTCCACACCCGCCTCATGGAGCCAGCCGTGGAGCCCCTGACGCAAGTTTTAAAGGCAATCGACATTAAGAAGCCTCTGGTTTCTGTCTACTCCAACGTCCACGGGCATAGATATATGCATCCCAGCCACATCCAGAAGCTGCTGGCCCAGCAGGTGGTCTCCCCGGTGAAATGGGAGCAGACGATGCATGCCATATACGAGAGGAAAAAGGGCAGGGAGTTCCCCCAAACTTTCGAAGTAGGCCCTGGCAGGCAGCTGGGAGCCATCCTGAAGAGCTGTAACATGCAGGCCTGGAAGTCCTACAGTGCTGTGGATGTGCTACAAACCCTCGAACATGTGGACCTGGACCCTGAGGAGCCCCAGAGATGACTGCAGGGGGCTCAAATGGAATGACCCGCTCTGTCCTGAGGAGAAGCTGTAGGCTGTGCCTGCCACACCCTCCCTTCCTAACGGCTCCTCCTCTGAGGAGTGAAAGGGATTTGTTTGCAACATGCTTTGAAGGCCACATAAAAAGCCCTAAAAATGAGTATTTCTTTCCATGACCCAGTCCATTTCTCCCCCTTGGAAAAACGTTGGATGTTGGGAAGAATGATGCCACAGGGCTGGTGTGTGGGGAAGCTGGAAGCCCGGCCCCACCTCTGCCAGCCCTGCACCATAGGCGGGTGTGCCATCTCAGCGGGAAGGGGAGGACTGGCCGCTGCGGCCTGCCGTGCTCTGTGAGTGCTGAGAACATGCTGGTGTGGCCTCAAGTTTGGCCAGTGCCAGGGGAGCCCCTCCACCACCCCCCGCCTGCCCTTCAGGGCTCCTTTGTCACAAATCTGAAAGGTTTTAGAACCCAATTGGCCTTGGCAGTTTTGTTCACCCCCTCACTTGACAACTGGGAGACGGAGTCCCACATTTATTGACATACCCAAGAGATATGTATTGCCTGCTGTGTGCTAGAGAGTGAGTGCGCTCTGTTCTGGTTGAAGGGTCCTTTAGTGAGGTGCGGGGTGTGGGGAGTGCCAGGAAGGGAGGGCGGCTGAGGCCCTGGTCCTAGGGGTGGAGCCATGGAGGAACACCCTGGTCACCCACTGGGACTTCGGGTTTGCGGGGCACCAGAGGGAGCACAGCGCATACCTGCCTCGGAGCTGACCCCTGGCTCCATGCCCCGCCCTCAGAGCAGCTCCTGCGTCAATATTAAGTATGAGACATTCCAAGCTGCTTGGGTGGTTGTTCATTATTCAGAGATAGTGGGAAAACATTATTGGGAATGAACTCTGATTGTCTTAAAATGTTACCGTTGTGTAGACACGTCGAGTCCTGGACAGGGTTTCTCATTTTCTCGTTTTTAGTTCTCTGGTGTTTCTCAGCAGGGCCTGGCTGGCCTTTGGGCAGAACCCTCCTTCCTTATATTGGACTGTCCCACTCTTGGGCAGCTGCCCTGGTGCCGGGCCATTACACACCAGCAGCACTTCCAGGCATTGTGACCCCCAAACACCCTGCATGTCTCGAAGCCCTGGCCGGAAACACAAAAGCCGACGCAATGGGATTCCCACTGCAGCCTGCATGCATGTCCCTGGGAGCGCGATAGTTCCTTGGAAAGAACTATGTCTTAAATCTTTATTGCACAGGGAACTTGGTTATTTTAAGCATGTTTGAAGCTCCTTCCAAGCAATGGCAGCCTCAGGAGACCCAGGCTCTCCACGTCCAGGTTCTCTGGCAGCGCTGCAGGAAAAGGTTGGCCACGTTCAGCTCTGAGGAACAAAGTCCCAAATAAGGGAGGGGTCTGCCTCTCCAGGAGGACAGCAGTAAGGGACGGCAGGCCTTACCACTTGCTCTCTGTGCACTGCCCTTGTCCTCATGGCCTGGGACAAGATCCAAGCCCATGAAGGGGTGagagaaattagctgggcgtggcagtgtgcgcctgtaatcccatctacttgagaggctgaggcaggagaatcgcttgaacctgggaggcggaggttgcagtgagcttaagaTGGCaccaccgcgctccagcctgggtgacagagcgagactccgtcgcgAAAAAGAAGTCTGTTCTCCATGGAACAACATTCTGTCCAGATCAGGGCTCAGCCTCTCTTTGCTGAGCACATCCTGGCCTGGCCTGCTGCCTTTACATTTCACTCACAAGCCCACCCACCTCTGGCCAACAAGAGTGGTCTccagccaagcacggtggctcacacctgcaatcgcaatactttgggaggctgaggcgggtggattacctgaagtcaggagttcaagaccagcctggccaatgtggtgaaactccatctctactaaaaatacaaaattggccaggcatggtggctcaagcctgcaaccccagcactttgggaggccgaggtgggtggatcacctgaggccaagagtcaagaccagactggccaacgtggcgaaacccatctctactaaaaatacaaaataaattagccaggcttggtggcagatgcctgtaatcccagctactcggggctgaggcaggagaatcacttgaaccaggaggtggaggttgcagtgagccaagaccaagccactggactccaacctgggcaaccatcgcaaaactcccatctcaaaataaaaatacaaaaattagctgggcgtgatggtgcatgcctgtagtctcagctactcgggaggctgaggcaggagaatcacttgaacccacgaggcagaggttgcagtgagccgagatcatgccagtgcactccagcctggctgactccatctcaaaaaaaaaaaaaacggggtgTGAAGTCAGGCCTCAAAGCTGCAAAGGGCTGTGTGCAGTGATGTGTGCTTGCAgacccagctatttgggaggctgaggtgggaggactgcttgagcccaggagttggtggccaacctgggcaacacaggaaagGCCAGGCCTTGGGGAGAGAAGACATAAGGGGGCAGGAAGGCCTATTGGGGGTCCACTTTGGTTTGGAGGCCAGGACGGAGGGAGGAGTGAGCAGGATGCAAGGTCAGCCCAGCTAGCCTGGGAGGTATGAACAGCTGCATCTCCCAGCTCTGGGGATGGGGGTGTTGAGGGCTAGAGGATGGTGGCCAGCCTAGCCCAGCTCTGACATTTGGGGTGGAGGGCAGACACAGAGCCCACGTCCTGGGAGGGAGGCCTGGTGGGGTCTACAAATGGCACGAGGCCAAGGCACAGGGCAGGTACCAAGCCTACAAAGGTACAAAGCAGGGGCCTGGCCCTCCCGCCCCTGGTGGCCCTTGTCctgcacccccatccccaccacaCCTCTCCCTGTGAGTGGAGCCATGGCTGCATCCCTCTGGCGGGGAGTCTGTGCAGGGAGAGACACGCATCCCCTAAAGAGGAACTGAAAGCCCAAAGGAAATAACCCCCAACAGTGGATTTTAGGCCACAGACCAGGACAATGGAGAAGGCAAACTGTCGGGCCAAACCAAGACAGCATTTGCGGTCCCCGTTTGCAGGAAGGATCTGATGAGGAACACAcaggccctgccctccccaccaacACAGTGTGCCTCCCTGGGGCAAGAGGAAGCCCATGCTGCCAACCCCCCAGAGGACCAGAGACTGCTGGAAACCAACATTTTATTGAGCACTCCTGCTCCTCGGAATCTATTCCAGTAGATTCTTTGCCAAGGGCATCACACAGGGGTGTGACCAGCACTCCCCCTGCTACCTGCCgtgtgggcaggggcaggagtgAATGGCTCTTCCTGGGCACAGGCCACAGTTAACAGGTAACAATTTCGGAGCCATAGGAACTCATCTCTTAGAAAAAACGAAAACTggaattaaaaaaacccaaaaacctgaGTATAAAACCTCAGCAGTGTTCCAGCACTATCTCAGagtttaaatataaaaaggcATCATGAGAAAACAGTTAAAAAGACAACAGCAGCAGGCCGCCACCTCCAGGGCAGTGGTCACAGGGGTGGGGCCCGCCCCGCCCTGAGACACCGGGGCCTCAATTGAGCAGCAGGTACAGGCCCCCGCTGAGCagcgccagcagcagcagcagctccagcagcagcagcagcagcagcagcagcaccagcagcaccagcagcatCTGTTCGCGGGACACCTGTGGGAGCAAAGCAGAGGAGTCAGGCTCGGGGCAGGCCCCAGCAATGGGGCCAGACAGGTGACAGCGGAGTGCCAAGGGGAAGCCCAGGGAGGTGGGGACTGGGAAGGAGCTCCAGGGGACCAGAGAAGGAAGGAGTTCAGGAGAGGGGGAAAGTGGCCCTGAGGACATGGCCAGAGGCCAGCGTGGCCTGGGCCTGCCAGTCTGTGGGACACAGGCAAAGACACCTGGTGGACACAGGTGAGGGCGGTCAGCTGCCCTGGTGGTGGGCGGTGCAGAGTGGGCACCATGGGACCAGGCTACCAGGAAGGCTGCTCAGGGAGGCCCCTGCCCTGGCCAGGAGACGAGAGTCCTGCCTGCCAGGTGAAGGCTCTCGGGCCAGAGGGAGACCCAGGACCCTGCATTGGTTTGTGCACTCACAACCAGGAATCTCAAACCCAAAAGCCCATGGGACCAGGCAGATGTGGACATAGGTGACACAGAAGATgacagggagtggtggggactgtggtgCCCTGAGGAATGGCTCTGACAGCCCCCACTGGCCGCAGCGCAAGTCAGGATCAGGAATCTCAAGGCTCTTACCCGGGACCCGGGGTTCGGGGATCTCCAGAGCCTTATTATGTTCTCCTTAAAGGTGGTGAAACCGTCCATGAAACTTCTAAGAACATCCCTGATGTCCTCAGTCTGGTCATAGATGAAAGCCAGACCCAGGCTACAGACAAAGAGGATGGGGGCACAAAGCCATTACTGCAGGAACAGGTAGGGACAGCCTGTATTTACATGACACCATCACAACTGTGGGGAGCAGGGGCCTGTGCCCTCCCACCCCACAGCCACCCGGGGTCCTTTCCATGGGCTCCTCCACCTGCAGGGGCCGCGTGGTATGGGCTGTTTGTGGTCAAATTCATTCCAATTTCCTGCTTCCTCCGCCAGCCAGCCGCCCGCCAGCCCACCGGATGTTTGGCCCTGTCTTCCGGAGCTGGCCACATGGAAAATAAACCCGCATTCTACAGGGCCCTCGAAAGCCACTGCCCACTCTGTTCCCCCACCGGAGGCTAGCTGAGAGGCCCAGCCCCCAGGGTCTAGGATCCGAGCTCACATAGCACCTccttttcagaccacagtggaaatGTACCATCTGGGCTCGAGGAGGACGGCGAGAGAGAAAAGGGCCCTGGGCtctgctttgttgcccaggaatGCCAGGGACAGGTGGCAGGGGGCGagtgccaggagctgggggctcCCAGGGGAGGTGCGGGAAGCAGTCAAGGGTTTCAGTACAGCCCCAGAGTGTGTCAAGGCACATCCCCCTCAGAGCTTCCTCAGGGCCCAGCCCTATGCTGCGTTCAGGGCCTCCACCCACCGCCCAGGGCCCCTCCCCAGGTGTAGAGACATAGGGCATAGGCTGCCTACCTGTGCATGGCCACCTCGGAGAGCTGGGCCAGGCGCGGGGCCCTGAGGCTCACGTCCATCTCGTCCCCGATGCAGGCCAGCCGCGGGGCCAGCGCGTCACTGCAGGGAGCACACAGAGGAGTTAGGGGTGTGGCTGTGCCGTGGAGGCCACATGCACCTGGACCCACCCAGCCGATGGATTGTGTGCAGCTGGGAGTGGCCCAGAGGATAAGAGATGGTGTCAGATTCAGGGCAGGCAGTGAGTGGGCCTCCCTGTATCCCCCTTCCGGCTCCCACTTGGATTCAGAGATACCCGTGATGTCCCATCCGTGGGTGGCCCCAGAGGTGCAAGCTATTTCAAAAAGAATCCTGGGCAGGCCCACCtgtgggctttggtggaaacggTGGACAAGGGGAACGGGCAGGTCTGGGAGTGCTGAGCCCCCGGATGGCTGAGGCCGGCCAAGGGGAACGGGCAGGTCTGGGGGTGCTGAGTCCCCTGGATGGCTGAGCCCCCTTCCCACAGGGGTTGCAGCTTACCTTCCTTTGTGGGAGGTGAGGGGGCTCTAAGACCTGTGTCCTGGTTCCCAATCCTGAAACCAGCCCTGCTGGCACCACCCCTCTCAGAATGGGGGGACTAAGAAGCCCCTAGTGAGCCCCCCACTAAGCCACATCCTTGATCCTACACCCCACCCGCATCCACTCCCACACAAAGACTAAGACACTCCCCACCCTCCCAGCTTGCTGGTCTGGGCCTCCACCAGGGACCTGTGTGCATTCCATCCCAGTGACTACAGCGGGGGAATTCCCAGGGAAGTGGGACTCCAAGGGGCCCTGAGCTGAGGCCGGGCCTGGGCCCTGGCCCCACCCACCTGACCTGCCAATGCCCTGGGCCTACACTCCCTACTTGGAGGGGATGCAGGTGGGAGGGGTACAGGGGTGGGCTGTGGTCCTACCTCCTGTTACCCTGGGGAACCTCAGGAAAACACTGCCCCAGGCTTCATGTCCTCCAACCTTGTCCATTAATGGACAGGTGCCTCCAGTTCTAAAATCCCAGCCAGCCCAATCCTTAATGACTAAAAATCctgaggctgaaaaaaaaaatcctgagcaGAAAAGAATCCTGGGGAACCTGGAGCTGGTCCCTGGCCTGTGGGAGGTGCCACATCAGAGCCAGGATTCCCCAGCAGAAAGCAACAGCCCAGGTCAGACCTGACCATTCTCTTCCAGGGTCAGGGTAGAAACTACTGAGGTCAGCTGCTCACGTTCCTCATCTGTACCAGGGGAAGAATGAAAGTGCCagtactggccgggcgcggtggctcacgcctggaatcccagcactttttgggaggctgaggcaggcggatcacgaggtcaggagatcgagaccatcctggctaacatgatgaaaccccgtctctactaaaaatacaaaaaatttgctgggtgtggtggcgggcacccgtagtgccagctactcaggaggctgaggcaggagaatggcgtaaaccagggaggcggagcttgtggtgagcagagatcatgccactgtactccagcctgggcaacacagcaagactccgtctcaaaaaaaaaaaaaaaaacaaaaaaaaagccgggcatggtggtgcacgcctgcactcccagctactcaggaggctgaggcaggaaaatcacttgaacccgggaggtggaggttgcagtaagccaagatcatgccactacactccagcctgggtgacagagactctgtctcaaaaaaaaaaaaaaaaaaagcctgggaagGCAGGGTGTGCCTGGACATCTGGGTATGCTGTCATGTGCTGGACATAGCTGGGAGCAGCTGACAAAGTGCAAGGGTCAGGTCCTACTAGACCTTGGCCCCTGAAACCCCAGGCAAATCCTGCTGCCTCCAGGGCCCTTGTCAGTCTGAGGAAGATCTCTTCTTCATGCCTCAGTGATTCTTTGAAACCGGGACCAGGAACTGCATGGCCTCCTCAGGCTCTTCCATAAGTTCTGGTTTTCTttcgtttttctttctctttcttttctttctctttttttgtgagacagagtcttactctgttgcccaggctggagtgcagtggtgcgatctcagggcccactgcaacctccacctcccgggttcaagtgattttcctgcctcagcctcctaagtagctgggactacaggcgcccattccccccgccacccccaccccatacctgagtaatatttttatttttagtagaggttgggtttcaccatgttggccaggctactctcgaactcccaacctcaggtgatccgctcacctcagcctcccaaagtgctgggattacaagcataagccacagCGTCCCGCCCGGTTCTGGTTTTCTAAAATGAGAGCCGTCAGAGGCAattgaaccagagcgactccatctcgaataggggctgggtaacaaaaggctgagacctactgggttGCATTCCCAGGAGGCTAGGAATTCTAAgttacaggatgagataggacATCCGCATAAGATACAGGTtacaaagaccctgctgataaaacaggattcAGCAAAGACGCCAGCCAAAGCCCACCAAAGCCAAGATGGCCACAAAAGTGACCTCCAGTCATCCTCACTATTCATTGTGCACCAACTATATTACCTTGTTGGAgtcactcccaccagtgccacgacagtttacaaatgccacggcaacgtcaggaagttgcCCTATATTGTCTAAAAGgaggaggaaccctcagttccggGAACTGCCCACCCCTTACCCggaaactcatgaataatccgcCCCTTGTTTAGGATGTAATCAGGAAATAACGAAGTATATTCAGTTGAGCAGCCCATGCCGCTGCTCTGCCTACAGAGTCGGTtttctttgtttgagatggagtctggctctgttgcccaggctagagtgcattttTGCAaccttgggtcactgcaacctctgcctcctgggttcaagagattctcctgcctcagccccccgaatagctgggactacagacatgtgccaccgggcccagctactttttgtatttctagtagagacagggttttgccatgttggccaggctggtctcgaactcctgacgtcaagtgatcctcctgcctcagcctccctaagtgctgggattccaggtgcgagccactgcgtgtggcccaaattctttcttgcttgagatctaagaaccctctcttgggatctggatcaGGTCCCCTTTCTGGCAACAGAGCCACCTCCTTCAAGAGGCCTTGATGTACTCAGCAGGTCGCTAAGGGCCTGTCTAGTTCCCTGAGGCCCAAACACTGTGCCATTTTGACAGCCAGTGGCCCCAGGTCCATCTTGGGACTGTGAACATGCTGGCTGTCCAGGGGTCTGTGAGTGGGTGTCAGGGGAGGGTGGGGCAGCAAAGTGAAGCGGCT from Nomascus leucogenys isolate Asia chromosome 7b, Asia_NLE_v1, whole genome shotgun sequence encodes:
- the BIK gene encoding bcl-2-interacting killer; translation: MLSFCPREMSEVRPISRDILMESLLYEQLLEPPTMEVLGVTDPEEDLDPMEDFDPLQCMEGSDALAPRLACIGDEMDVSLRAPRLAQLSEVAMHSLGLAFIYDQTEDIRDVLRSFMDGFTTFKENIIRLWRSPNPGSRTGRPRPRWPLAMSSGPLSPSPELLPSLVPWSSFPVPTSLGFPLALRCHLSGPIAGACPEPDSSALLPQVSREQMLLVLLVLLLLLLLLLELLLLLALLSGGLYLLLN